The following are from one region of the Magallana gigas chromosome 4, xbMagGiga1.1, whole genome shotgun sequence genome:
- the LOC117683005 gene encoding uncharacterized protein, whose product MGICINNSYIPDYQLTSMLEMTLNNTTTNADQSNSAIEANLTTDTQSNVPYRDLGIYLAVLVSVLSLVVIAILLLKKMKPKNKSRKEFKGTKEASLMLTIKMEENNPG is encoded by the exons ATGGGCATCTGTATCaacaattcat ATATACCTGACTACCAATTAACATCGATGCTCGAGATGACTTTAAACAACACTACAACAAATGCTGACCAATCTAACTCTGCTATTGAAGCGAATCTTACTACTGATACACAATCTAACG TGCCTTATCGTGATTTGGGCATCTATCTGGCTGTGTTGGTGTCAGTGCTTTCGCTGGTTGTTATAGCTATTCTACTGTTGAAAAA aATGAAGCCAAAGAATAAATCTCGTAAAGAGTTCAAAGGTACAAAAG AGGCATCGTTGATGTTGACGATCAAGATGGAGGAAAACAATCCTGGTTAA